In Prosthecobacter sp., a genomic segment contains:
- a CDS encoding phosphoenolpyruvate hydrolase family protein, whose translation MPNPWTGIGNPYTKQEVVDRLKATLAKGEPIIAAGAGTGISAKFIEKGGADLIIIYNSGRFRMMGHGSTCGLMAYGDANAIAMEIGEYEVLPVVKEIPVICGVHATDPRRRMWHWLGKVKEMGFSGVNNFPTHTIVDGHFRGVLEETGMSVEKEFEMVGLATRMDLFSIVYVATPEEAIKMAKNGADAIIAHVGTTVGGSIGVTNAVVSWDHTVKVTQDIIDAAKSVNPNVFTLTHGGPINTPKDAEYILSKTTADGFVGASSLERMGVEDSLTSLTREFKRVPLGR comes from the coding sequence ATGCCCAATCCCTGGACCGGAATCGGAAATCCCTACACGAAGCAAGAAGTCGTTGATCGCCTGAAGGCGACGCTGGCGAAAGGCGAGCCGATCATCGCGGCGGGCGCGGGCACGGGCATCAGCGCGAAGTTCATCGAGAAGGGCGGTGCGGATTTGATCATCATTTACAACAGCGGTCGCTTCCGCATGATGGGGCACGGCAGCACCTGCGGCCTCATGGCTTATGGAGATGCGAACGCCATCGCCATGGAGATCGGCGAGTATGAAGTGCTGCCGGTGGTCAAAGAAATCCCGGTCATCTGCGGCGTGCATGCCACCGACCCCCGCCGCCGCATGTGGCACTGGCTGGGCAAGGTCAAGGAGATGGGCTTCAGCGGGGTGAACAACTTTCCCACTCACACCATCGTGGACGGTCACTTCCGTGGTGTGCTGGAAGAAACCGGCATGAGCGTGGAGAAGGAATTTGAGATGGTCGGCCTGGCCACACGCATGGACCTGTTCAGCATCGTCTATGTGGCGACGCCGGAAGAAGCGATCAAGATGGCCAAAAACGGCGCGGACGCGATCATCGCGCATGTCGGCACGACTGTCGGCGGCAGCATCGGCGTGACCAACGCCGTGGTAAGCTGGGATCACACGGTCAAAGTGACGCAGGACATCATTGATGCCGCGAAGAGCGTGAACCCGAATGTCTTCACCCTCACCCATGGCGGCCCCATCAACACGCCGAAGGACGCGGAATACATCCTCAGCAAGACCACCGCGGACGGCTTCGTCGGCGCCAGCAGCCTGGAGCGCATGGGCGTGGAGGATTCACTGACGAGTCTGACGCGGGAATTCAAGCGCGTGCCACTGGGTCGATGA
- the rpmI gene encoding 50S ribosomal protein L35, with the protein MSKNAGIAKTRKAYSKRFKITATGKVLRRKQGKRHILQNKSRKRKRNLGKVALVAQVDVKAVKANMPFSHR; encoded by the coding sequence ATGTCCAAAAATGCCGGTATCGCCAAGACGAGGAAAGCTTATTCCAAGCGGTTCAAAATAACTGCCACGGGTAAGGTGCTGCGCCGTAAACAAGGCAAGCGCCACATCCTGCAGAACAAGAGCCGCAAGCGTAAGCGCAACCTCGGAAAAGTCGCCCTCGTGGCACAAGTGGATGTCAAAGCAGTCAAAGCGAACATGCCGTTCTCTCACCGCTAA
- a CDS encoding metallophosphoesterase, translating to MPELYSRRSILRKFTALAACGAPSAAMASDNKRLLIERVEITVPGLPPAMDGFRIAQLSDLHLEPFTTVDDILQSVHACNSLKPDMVALTGDFVTNNTRAAPVVAELLAQLEAPYGVYASLGNHDFWSGAPEVVKALNEHKIPVLRNETRRIRTDHGTLWLGGLDSVYVNKPDVRKTLQDWKQTQPLVLMMHEPDAADVIAAAGVKALQISGHTHGGQLVFRGKAPMTLRRARHGKKYLAGQYQVGSLQLYVNRGIGCVGVPMRIGCPPEVTELTLRSPELARA from the coding sequence ATGCCAGAACTTTACTCTCGTCGCAGCATTCTACGCAAATTCACCGCTTTGGCCGCCTGTGGTGCCCCCAGCGCGGCCATGGCTTCGGATAACAAACGGCTGTTGATCGAACGTGTCGAAATCACCGTCCCCGGATTGCCCCCTGCGATGGATGGCTTTCGCATCGCCCAGCTCAGCGACCTGCATCTCGAGCCGTTCACCACGGTGGATGACATCCTGCAGAGCGTGCATGCCTGCAATTCTCTGAAGCCCGACATGGTGGCCCTGACGGGGGACTTCGTGACCAACAACACCCGTGCGGCTCCGGTGGTGGCGGAATTGCTCGCGCAACTGGAGGCTCCATACGGTGTGTATGCCAGCCTGGGCAATCATGATTTCTGGAGCGGAGCACCGGAGGTCGTCAAAGCGCTCAACGAGCATAAAATCCCCGTGCTGCGCAATGAGACCCGCCGCATCCGTACTGACCACGGCACGCTATGGCTCGGCGGCCTGGATTCCGTGTATGTGAACAAGCCGGACGTGCGCAAAACCCTGCAGGACTGGAAGCAGACACAACCGCTCGTGCTGATGATGCATGAGCCGGACGCCGCTGATGTCATCGCGGCAGCGGGCGTGAAGGCGCTGCAGATTTCCGGCCATACTCATGGCGGTCAGCTCGTCTTCCGCGGCAAGGCACCGATGACTCTCCGCCGCGCCCGTCATGGAAAAAAATACCTCGCCGGCCAGTATCAGGTGGGATCGTTGCAACTGTACGTGAATCGCGGGATCGGCTGCGTGGGGGTTCCTATGCGCATTGGCTGCCCGCCGGAAGTGACGGAGCTGACCTTGCGCAGCCCGGAACTCGCACGAGCGTGA
- the pheS gene encoding phenylalanine--tRNA ligase subunit alpha, which produces MLSALDSLKTEALAALDAAQDESALETVRVNFLGKKGSVTALSQGMKDVPADQKKEVGAKLNDVRTAVTEGIESKKLALQAAKDAKAVEGIDITLPGRPGAGVGALHPLTQIRDLAIRTLRRMGFALAEGPEIETEWHCFDALNTPADHPARNEKDTFYLPDGRLLRTHTSSVQIRTMEAAKSLPIRIIAPGAAYRRDEIDATHLSVFNQLEGLYVNQDVSLGDLKGTLEYFFREIFGPGTAVRFRPHFFPFTEPSFEIDVKLEAKGKEARWIEIAGCGMVDPAVFTAINKARGDTLFDPDTTTGFAFGLGLDRLAMIMHGITDIRHLIDNDVRFLQQFAA; this is translated from the coding sequence ATGCTTTCCGCCCTCGACTCCCTTAAAACCGAAGCCCTCGCCGCGCTCGACGCTGCTCAGGATGAATCCGCGCTCGAAACCGTGCGCGTGAATTTCCTCGGCAAAAAAGGCAGCGTCACTGCTCTCAGCCAGGGCATGAAGGACGTACCCGCCGATCAAAAGAAAGAAGTCGGTGCCAAGCTCAATGATGTGCGCACCGCCGTCACCGAGGGCATCGAGTCGAAGAAACTCGCGCTCCAAGCGGCCAAAGACGCCAAAGCCGTCGAAGGCATCGACATCACGCTTCCAGGCCGTCCAGGTGCTGGCGTTGGTGCGTTGCATCCGCTCACACAGATTCGCGATCTCGCCATCCGTACGCTGCGCCGCATGGGTTTCGCGCTTGCCGAGGGACCCGAGATTGAAACCGAATGGCATTGCTTCGACGCGCTAAACACACCCGCCGATCACCCCGCTCGCAACGAGAAGGACACCTTCTACCTTCCCGACGGCCGCCTGCTGCGTACGCACACTTCCAGCGTGCAGATTCGCACCATGGAAGCCGCGAAGTCGCTCCCCATCCGCATCATCGCCCCCGGCGCTGCGTATCGTCGCGATGAGATCGACGCCACGCATCTCAGCGTCTTCAATCAACTTGAAGGCCTCTACGTCAATCAAGACGTCAGCCTCGGCGACCTCAAAGGCACGCTCGAATACTTCTTCCGCGAGATCTTCGGCCCCGGCACCGCAGTGCGCTTCCGCCCGCACTTCTTCCCCTTCACAGAGCCGAGCTTTGAGATCGACGTGAAGCTCGAAGCGAAGGGCAAGGAGGCCCGCTGGATCGAAATCGCCGGCTGCGGCATGGTCGATCCCGCCGTCTTCACCGCCATCAACAAAGCGCGTGGCGACACCCTCTTCGATCCCGACACCACCACCGGCTTCGCGTTCGGTCTCGGCCTCGACCGCCTCGCCATGATCATGCACGGCATCACCGACATCCGTCACCTCATCGACAACGACGTCCGCTTCCTCCAGCAGTTCGCCGCGTGA
- the dcd gene encoding dCTP deaminase, with product MIEAIETDNYDHKLIVTPLLSEDQIGPGSIDVRLGSSIIVPRRTFVASHDVTDEAQIQQVERRLYDRVRLKYHSAFILHPNQLILAVTLEYLSIPPSLFCQVASRSSWGRLGLVVATASVVQPGFKGCLTLELANLSDSPIALYPGLLVGQLIFQQVVAGEVNPEMVGGDRYHGRYDCPTEAGLPQFFTRSLDQEMRFWGKAKSKQPL from the coding sequence TTGATCGAAGCCATTGAGACCGATAACTACGATCACAAATTGATCGTGACACCGCTTCTCTCAGAGGATCAAATCGGTCCTGGCTCCATTGACGTTCGGCTGGGATCTTCGATCATCGTTCCTCGTCGTACCTTTGTTGCTTCGCATGATGTGACCGACGAGGCCCAAATCCAGCAAGTCGAGCGCAGGCTCTACGACCGTGTCCGCCTCAAGTATCATTCAGCGTTCATCCTTCATCCCAATCAACTGATACTCGCTGTGACACTCGAGTATTTGTCGATCCCTCCAAGCCTCTTCTGCCAGGTGGCCAGCCGTTCCTCATGGGGGAGGCTTGGGCTGGTAGTGGCCACTGCGTCCGTAGTCCAGCCAGGATTCAAAGGCTGTCTCACGCTCGAACTCGCCAATCTCAGCGACAGTCCGATAGCTCTTTACCCTGGTCTGTTGGTCGGGCAGTTGATCTTTCAGCAGGTTGTGGCAGGAGAAGTTAATCCTGAGATGGTTGGCGGTGATCGCTATCATGGACGCTACGACTGCCCGACCGAGGCCGGGTTACCACAGTTCTTCACTCGCTCCCTGGACCAAGAGATGAGGTTTTGGGGAAAAGCGAAATCAAAACAGCCATTGTAA
- the rplT gene encoding 50S ribosomal protein L20, with translation MPRATNSPASRKRRKRVLAKAKGFRGFRSTHFRYAKDAVRKAETYATRDRKTKKRNFRNLWVQRINAAVRPFGLSYSRFTEGLKFAGIDLDRKVLADLAVKDIAAIEALVQQAKAALEKKAAEAPKAAA, from the coding sequence ATGCCTAGAGCCACCAACTCCCCCGCCAGCAGGAAGCGCCGCAAGCGCGTGCTGGCAAAAGCCAAAGGATTTCGCGGATTCCGATCCACGCATTTCCGTTATGCGAAGGACGCCGTCCGCAAAGCCGAAACCTACGCCACTCGCGACCGCAAGACCAAGAAGCGCAACTTCCGCAATTTGTGGGTGCAGCGCATCAACGCCGCAGTCCGCCCTTTCGGTTTGAGCTATTCCCGCTTTACCGAAGGCCTCAAGTTTGCCGGCATTGATCTCGACCGCAAAGTCCTCGCCGACCTCGCTGTCAAAGACATCGCCGCCATTGAGGCTCTCGTTCAGCAGGCCAAGGCCGCGCTGGAAAAGAAAGCCGCCGAAGCTCCCAAAGCAGCAGCGTAA
- a CDS encoding ATP-binding protein, protein MTSSPSTTSATPASLSELEQGLEHLKVANYYLRVALDQVADGVVIVESEASDPKCGPKVIFSNAAAAMLAGADPETGLRGLGLNDLVAGDDDATTLLQGLRLAVENGGCHECECHLQSLRTQAPVRCTWRVRAVFNSLRKLLNFTILISPSHSAAPAKTEARPAADDLDAQSVQLRKENLAALAQGIAHDVNNLLGPVTVRLSALLQQLQDQPALAQELQLVFTGLKRARQFTSQVVNASKATPRKHEATDIAALMHDTVEFAGAGSNVQVCVRNDDNLRLALADPVKLSQVLQNLVMNGIQAMPHGGYMDVEAHNYMVGALGDGSLKPGPHVHIIVRDRGCGIAKENLQRLFRESFTTKADGNGIGLTTCKRFIDEMGGEIRVTSTPNVGTEFSVTLPAASGSGTTRQLIPADAAPVPLKHGKGKVLIVDDEDDLRKVAHMILTRCGYEVVQCDNGQDAVKIYQSLFRTGTPPDVVLMDLTLRGGMNGTETAAEILHLDPDARIVCTSGSVTQEVQMVFLERGFVGVLPKPYEAGELTQTVHRIATMMKRN, encoded by the coding sequence ATGACCTCCTCCCCCTCCACCACCTCCGCAACTCCAGCCTCACTCAGTGAACTGGAGCAGGGGCTGGAGCATCTGAAGGTGGCAAACTATTACCTGCGTGTAGCGCTGGATCAGGTGGCAGATGGCGTGGTCATCGTGGAAAGCGAGGCCAGTGACCCCAAGTGCGGTCCCAAGGTGATCTTCAGCAATGCCGCCGCCGCCATGCTGGCCGGGGCAGACCCCGAGACCGGACTCCGTGGCCTGGGACTCAATGACCTCGTCGCAGGTGACGATGACGCCACAACGCTGCTGCAAGGCCTGCGGCTTGCCGTGGAGAACGGTGGCTGTCACGAGTGCGAGTGCCATCTGCAAAGCCTGCGCACCCAAGCTCCCGTGCGCTGCACCTGGCGTGTACGCGCGGTCTTCAACAGCCTGCGCAAGCTGCTGAACTTCACCATCCTCATCAGCCCTTCGCACTCCGCCGCGCCCGCCAAGACCGAAGCACGGCCTGCGGCGGACGATCTGGATGCTCAATCGGTTCAATTGCGCAAAGAAAACCTCGCCGCTCTTGCCCAAGGCATCGCGCATGACGTGAACAACCTCCTCGGCCCTGTCACGGTGCGTTTGTCCGCTCTGCTGCAACAGTTGCAGGATCAGCCCGCGCTCGCCCAGGAGTTGCAGCTCGTGTTCACCGGCCTCAAGCGTGCAAGGCAGTTCACCTCGCAGGTCGTCAATGCCTCCAAAGCCACACCACGCAAACACGAGGCCACCGACATCGCCGCCCTGATGCACGACACCGTGGAATTCGCCGGTGCCGGTTCAAACGTGCAAGTCTGTGTGCGCAATGACGACAACCTGCGCCTTGCCCTCGCCGATCCGGTCAAGCTCAGCCAGGTGCTGCAAAATCTCGTCATGAACGGCATCCAGGCCATGCCGCATGGCGGTTACATGGATGTCGAGGCGCACAACTACATGGTGGGTGCCCTCGGAGATGGCTCCCTCAAACCCGGCCCGCATGTACACATCATCGTTCGTGACCGCGGCTGCGGCATCGCGAAAGAAAACCTGCAGCGCCTGTTCCGTGAGTCATTCACCACGAAGGCGGACGGCAACGGCATCGGCCTCACCACCTGCAAGCGCTTCATCGACGAGATGGGCGGCGAGATCCGCGTGACCTCCACACCGAACGTCGGCACTGAATTCAGCGTGACCCTGCCTGCCGCCTCAGGTTCGGGCACCACGAGGCAGCTCATCCCGGCCGATGCCGCGCCCGTTCCGCTCAAGCATGGCAAAGGCAAGGTGCTCATCGTCGATGACGAGGATGACCTGCGCAAAGTCGCCCACATGATCCTCACGCGTTGCGGTTACGAGGTCGTGCAGTGCGACAACGGCCAGGACGCCGTCAAAATTTACCAGAGCCTCTTCCGCACCGGCACACCGCCTGATGTCGTCCTCATGGATCTCACGCTGCGCGGCGGCATGAACGGCACCGAGACCGCCGCAGAAATCCTCCACCTCGACCCCGACGCCCGCATCGTCTGCACCAGCGGCAGCGTCACGCAGGAGGTACAGATGGTTTTCCTCGAGCGCGGTTTCGTCGGCGTGCTGCCAAAGCCCTACGAAGCCGGCGAACTCACACAGACCGTCCATCGCATCGCCACCATGATGAAGCGGAATTGA
- the pheT gene encoding phenylalanine--tRNA ligase subunit beta, with protein MQTSLSWLSTHLDLSSYATAQLSDLLTFAGVEVEGIEERGVTTDKVVVAQIQSFEQHPNADKLSVCQVDDGSGTTRQIVCGAKNFKAGDKVPLALPGAVLPGGFAIKEGKLRGVDSMGMMCSGKELGLGEDHAGLLIMAADSPIGTPFNQLNPADVLFDLEITPNRPDLLSHLGLARELSALTGIPLKGQREYTKTSTKAADSEIKLEAKDACPLYTARIIKGVKVGPSPEWLRRRLESIGLRPINNIVDITNYVMMEMGQSLHSFDLDKLNGGIVVRMAAEGEKFLALDGQTYALQTDDLVIADSHRPVAIAGVMGGEETGVTETTVNVLLESAYFAPSGIRRTSRRLGLSSDSSYRFERGIDPQQVQGGSEFATKLILSIAGGTAEDVVLVAGEAPALVSEVTLDENRARKLLGTPDITGDEIHAILEKLGLTKKSANKHESHWLIPSYRLDLQRPVDLIEELARVIGLERVPSRQVAVASPVEAADRTYDFGMNLRQSLASRGFFEAQTLRLIATAQLADSLGAADAASVAVAVKNPLSEDHTTLRPSIVPGLIATAALNIRQGLHRLRFFELGRVFLKLPNGSSREEERLSILLSGPVSPSSWHGREPQAADIHELVGQIQNLTRTPIEVRPAKENAANFLLTSELRAGNRVLGWIAQLHPSRARDIDARHPVYVAELLLSALRQGSTGPTKFEELPRFPGMTRDVAMEVPADLPHAKVAAFFAAQKHPLFIGAEVFDIFTDPTGQKIPSDRKSIAWTLTYRASDKTLETAEVDAAHTAILTALEKTLPAKVRG; from the coding sequence ATGCAAACCTCCCTCTCCTGGCTCAGCACCCATCTCGACCTGAGTTCCTACGCCACCGCCCAGCTCTCCGATCTCCTCACCTTCGCCGGTGTCGAAGTCGAAGGCATCGAAGAACGCGGCGTCACCACCGACAAAGTCGTCGTGGCGCAGATTCAGTCCTTCGAGCAGCACCCCAACGCCGACAAACTCAGCGTCTGCCAGGTCGATGACGGTAGCGGCACCACACGCCAGATCGTTTGCGGCGCGAAAAACTTCAAAGCAGGCGACAAAGTGCCGCTCGCGTTGCCCGGAGCCGTTTTGCCCGGCGGATTCGCCATCAAGGAAGGCAAACTGCGTGGTGTCGATTCGATGGGCATGATGTGTAGCGGCAAGGAACTCGGCCTTGGCGAAGATCACGCCGGTTTGCTCATCATGGCCGCTGATTCACCCATCGGCACGCCCTTCAATCAGCTCAATCCCGCCGACGTGCTCTTCGATCTCGAGATCACGCCGAATCGCCCCGACCTCCTCAGCCACCTCGGCCTCGCCCGCGAACTCAGTGCCCTGACCGGCATCCCGCTCAAAGGCCAACGCGAATACACGAAGACATCGACCAAAGCTGCGGACTCGGAGATTAAACTCGAAGCGAAAGACGCCTGCCCGCTTTACACCGCCCGCATCATCAAAGGCGTCAAAGTCGGCCCCAGCCCGGAGTGGTTGCGTCGTCGTCTCGAAAGCATCGGCCTGCGCCCTATCAACAACATCGTGGACATCACGAACTACGTTATGATGGAGATGGGTCAGTCGCTGCATAGCTTCGATCTCGACAAGCTCAACGGCGGTATCGTTGTGCGCATGGCCGCCGAGGGTGAAAAATTCCTCGCGCTCGACGGTCAAACCTACGCGCTGCAAACCGACGACCTCGTCATCGCCGACAGCCATCGCCCCGTCGCCATCGCGGGCGTCATGGGTGGTGAAGAAACCGGCGTCACAGAAACCACGGTCAATGTGCTGCTCGAAAGCGCCTACTTCGCCCCCAGCGGCATCCGTCGCACCTCACGCCGCCTCGGCCTCAGCAGCGACAGCAGCTACCGCTTCGAGCGCGGCATTGATCCACAGCAGGTGCAGGGCGGTTCCGAGTTCGCGACCAAATTGATCCTCTCCATCGCCGGTGGTACCGCCGAAGACGTTGTTCTCGTTGCTGGTGAAGCGCCCGCGCTCGTCAGCGAAGTCACGCTTGATGAAAATCGCGCGCGCAAGCTCCTCGGCACGCCCGACATTACGGGCGACGAAATCCACGCCATCCTCGAAAAGCTCGGCCTCACCAAAAAGTCTGCCAACAAGCACGAGAGCCACTGGCTCATCCCCAGCTACCGTCTCGACCTCCAGCGCCCCGTCGATCTCATCGAAGAACTCGCTCGCGTCATCGGTCTTGAGCGCGTGCCATCACGCCAAGTCGCCGTCGCATCGCCCGTCGAGGCCGCCGACCGCACTTATGACTTCGGCATGAATCTGCGTCAGTCCCTGGCCAGTCGTGGCTTCTTTGAAGCACAAACCCTGCGCCTCATCGCCACCGCGCAACTCGCTGACAGCCTCGGCGCTGCCGATGCCGCCAGTGTGGCCGTCGCCGTGAAAAATCCGCTCAGCGAAGACCACACCACGCTGCGTCCCAGCATCGTTCCCGGCCTCATCGCCACCGCCGCGCTCAACATCCGTCAAGGATTGCATCGCCTCCGCTTCTTCGAACTCGGCCGCGTCTTCCTGAAGCTCCCCAACGGCTCCAGCCGCGAAGAAGAACGCCTTTCCATCCTCCTCAGCGGCCCCGTGTCGCCTTCGAGCTGGCATGGCCGCGAACCGCAGGCCGCTGACATTCACGAACTCGTCGGCCAGATCCAAAACCTCACGCGCACGCCCATCGAAGTGCGTCCCGCGAAGGAAAACGCCGCCAACTTCCTTCTCACCAGCGAACTCCGCGCGGGCAACCGCGTCCTCGGCTGGATCGCCCAGCTTCATCCCTCCCGCGCCCGCGACATCGACGCCCGCCATCCCGTTTACGTTGCTGAGCTCCTCCTCAGCGCCCTGCGCCAAGGCAGCACCGGCCCCACCAAGTTCGAAGAACTTCCAAGATTCCCCGGCATGACCCGCGATGTCGCCATGGAAGTCCCCGCCGACCTCCCCCACGCCAAAGTCGCCGCCTTCTTCGCCGCCCAGAAGCACCCGCTCTTCATCGGTGCCGAAGTCTTCGACATCTTCACCGACCCCACCGGCCAAAAGATCCCCAGTGACCGCAAATCCATAGCCTGGACCCTCACCTACCGCGCCTCTGACAAAACCCTCGAAACCGCCGAAGTCGATGCCGCCCACACGGCCATCCTCACGGCGCTGGAGAAGACCCTGCCTGCCAAGGTTCGGGGGTAA
- a CDS encoding helix-turn-helix domain-containing protein, producing MHAKAAIQELSETHTHGPGTEFRVVRATERDARSWLRGAPVCGTLGTHRIAHAGVMTARAPYRIVRMHQGGLYFLACLEGEGRVLVDGTWKKCGAGMAVALPPFMVNAFQAVPGKIWRCCWVRYEQQPQQTPILSSSSPLMAPFAGTALYSAIEGLIEEAGHEAKPAAMFHWVELIQHYIERFAQPWQVDDRLHRIWEKVSANVGHDWTLDELARQANVSAEHLRRLCRKALGRTPMHHVTWLRMRKAAELLSTTNLKVETISHEVGYMNPFVFSNTFKKWIGWRPSEHRSRMDG from the coding sequence ATGCACGCCAAAGCTGCCATCCAAGAGCTATCCGAAACCCACACGCACGGGCCGGGCACGGAGTTCCGCGTGGTGCGGGCCACGGAGCGGGACGCGCGCTCCTGGCTGCGTGGAGCGCCGGTGTGCGGCACGCTGGGCACGCACCGCATCGCTCACGCGGGCGTCATGACGGCGCGTGCGCCCTACCGCATCGTGCGCATGCACCAGGGCGGTTTGTATTTCCTCGCCTGCCTGGAGGGCGAGGGTCGCGTGCTCGTCGATGGCACCTGGAAAAAATGCGGCGCTGGCATGGCCGTGGCGCTGCCGCCTTTCATGGTGAACGCCTTCCAGGCCGTGCCCGGAAAGATCTGGCGCTGCTGCTGGGTGCGCTACGAACAGCAGCCGCAGCAGACGCCCATCCTCAGCAGCAGTTCGCCGCTCATGGCCCCCTTTGCCGGCACCGCGCTCTACAGCGCCATCGAAGGCCTCATCGAAGAAGCCGGACACGAGGCCAAACCGGCCGCCATGTTCCATTGGGTGGAACTGATCCAGCACTACATCGAGCGTTTCGCTCAACCCTGGCAGGTCGATGACCGCCTGCACCGCATCTGGGAAAAAGTCTCCGCCAACGTCGGCCATGACTGGACGCTCGACGAGCTTGCCCGGCAGGCTAACGTCAGCGCCGAGCACCTGCGCCGCCTCTGTCGCAAGGCGCTTGGCCGCACGCCCATGCACCACGTCACCTGGCTGCGCATGCGCAAGGCCGCCGAACTGCTCTCCACGACAAATCTGAAGGTGGAGACCATCTCCCACGAAGTCGGCTACATGAATCCCTTCGTCTTCAGCAACACCTTCAAAAAGTGGATCGGCTGGCGGCCGAGTGAGCATCGCAGCCGGATGGACGGATGA
- a CDS encoding histidine phosphatase family protein, producing the protein MKYLTIVRHAKSSWGQPGLADHDRPLNERGQRAAPAVAAFLHRTYFGGNGSPALLPLPDRLVTSTALRALSTAQIMRETFALPVDKLLLESRLYLAESDRILEVMRGFEESWHHVMLFGHNPGLHDFAEHILARANIPKVPTCTAVIMAFPHEFWGLADWNEAQLIGYITPRSLERRFPELYAGISREDGDD; encoded by the coding sequence ATGAAATACCTCACCATCGTGCGTCACGCGAAATCCAGCTGGGGCCAGCCTGGACTCGCCGACCATGATCGTCCGCTCAATGAGCGCGGGCAGCGCGCCGCACCTGCGGTCGCGGCGTTTCTGCATCGCACCTACTTCGGTGGCAACGGCTCCCCGGCCCTGCTCCCGCTACCAGATCGCCTCGTCACCAGCACCGCCTTGCGCGCCTTGAGCACCGCGCAGATCATGCGCGAGACCTTCGCCCTGCCAGTCGATAAGCTGCTGCTCGAATCGCGCCTCTACCTCGCCGAATCCGACCGCATCCTCGAAGTCATGCGCGGCTTCGAGGAAAGCTGGCACCACGTCATGCTCTTCGGCCACAATCCCGGCCTGCACGACTTCGCCGAGCACATCCTCGCCCGTGCCAACATTCCGAAGGTGCCCACCTGCACCGCCGTCATCATGGCCTTCCCCCACGAATTCTGGGGCCTCGCCGACTGGAACGAAGCCCAGCTCATCGGCTACATCACCCCCAGGTCCCTCGAACGCCGCTTCCCCGAGCTGTATGCGGGGATTTCGCGGGAAGATGGAGATGATTGA